The Heyndrickxia acidicola sequence AAATTTTTGAAGAGGAAATGAGAACCTGGCATAGAGAAACCAGTGATATGAGCAAAAGCTTTCTTCAGTTTGATCTCGACCAGGGGACTCAGACCGATTTGCTGGGAGAAGGAGTACGAGAGGGGGAAGCGGGAGACCAGGCGCTTGCCATCGTTCAGGGTTCTATGCAAAAAACCGCCAAAAATGATTATTCTAAAATGGAGGCGCAAAAGCAAAAGAAGGACGATACCGGAACGGACAGAACAGAATATGGAAAAGAAAATAAATATGCTGTTTCTATTCAATTAAAGCCTGCTTCTCCACTTGCAGATGAGATCAAGAAATATTCACTTTACCGCTCTGAAATTGAGGCCCTTCAGAGAAAGCTGACAAAGCTTATTGAGAAAACACTTGAACACAAGAGAAATGCACCACGGACAAATATTCAATTTGGAAGACTGAATAAAAGGTTAATACCTTTTTTTACTGAGGAAAATCCAAGATTGTTTCATAAAAAACAGGAGCCTTCAAAAGAAATCAACGCGGTTTTTTCATTACTGGTTGATTGTTCTGCTTCTATGTACGATAAAATGGATGAAACGAAACGAGGAATTACGTTATTCCATGAATCGCTTAAATCCGTCAAGGTAGCTCACGAAGTGGTAGGGTTTTGGGAGGATACCAGTGAGGCGACCAAAGTAAGGCAGCCAAATTATTTTAAAACGGTCATCGACTTTCATTCTTCATTAAAAAAACAGACAGGTCCTGAAATTTTGCAGCTTGAACCGGAAGAGGACAATCGAGATGGGTTTGCCATTAGGCACATGGCTGAACGATTAAAAGCGCGGCAGGAGACGCAGAAATTTTTGCTCGTTTTTTCGGATGGTGAGCCTGCGGCTTTTGGTTACAACCAAAATGGAATCGTGGATACCCATGAGGCTGTACTTGAAGCAAGGAAAAATGGAATTGAAGTCATCAATATTTTTCTTTCAAATAGCCATATCGAGGAAAGCCAAAGGAATACCTTAAAGAATATATATGGTCATTTCAGCATGCTGGTACCTGAAATTGAAGAACTTCCGGAGATATTGTTTCCTTTATTAAAAAGGCTTCTTTATAGAAGTATTTAAATCGTTGCCTACAGCCGATAGGATAACCGATTGTAACGTATGCCATTTAAACCAGTTTGTTTTGTATATTTAGAAAATAGGTTTAAAATATGATTAATAGGATATGGAAAAGGAGAGTGTAACACTCTCCTTTTCCAATAAAATTGTGAACTAATACATATGAAAAAGGTAATAATGCGGGATAATCTAATTTACTTTGAACATTTTTTATTAGTGTATGTCTTCTGTTTTTCTTGCCTGTTGAATTCTTGCACAATCAATATGAGTTAAATCAACCTGATTTTTGACAGAGACCACCATTCTAATAAAATTTGCATTATGGCACTTGAAAAGGTGTTCTTTCTCCCATAACGATAAGGCAATCGTTATCACCAGAGCTTGGTGTTGACTTGATGCTTTGCACTCGTAATAAAGTTATTTTCAGGTCAGCCTATATGCATAAAATGAGAGCTAGAGTAAGGAGAAAGGGGATGAGATTGTGGCTGATAGAGTAGTTGACCAGTTAAAAAGGCCATTGCAGGATTTAAGAATTTCTGTTACCGATCGATGTAATTTCCGTTGTGCGTATTGTATGCCAGCAGAAATTTTTGGACCTGATTTTCAATTTCTTCCTAAGGACAAGGTCCTTTCTTTTGAAGAGATTGAGATGGTAGCCAGTGTATTTGCGGACTTGGGTGTCAGAAAGCTGCGTTTAACAGGAGGAGAACCACTTTTAAGGAGAGATTTACCTGTTTTAATAGGCAGATTAACCGCGATAGATGGAATAGAGGATATTGGGCTTACGACAAATGGAGTGCTGTTAACAAAACAGGCGCCTTTATTATATGAAGCGGGGCTAAGGCGATTAAATATTAGTCTGGATGCTTTAAATGATGAAGTCTTTAAAAAATTGAATGGAAAAGGAATCAGTTCGAAAACGGTGCTAAAGGGAATTGACACTGCTCTTGAAACGGGATTTGAAATAAAGGTAAATATGGTTGTCCAAAAGGGTGTAAATGAACAGGAAATCCTGCCCATGGCAGAGTATTTTAAAGAGCTTGGGGTTCCGCTGCGATTTATAGAATTTATGGATGTAGGAAATTCGAATGGATGGAATTGGGAAAGGGTGCTGACCAAGAAACAAATGTTTGGCATGTTAACCGAACATTTTGATTTGGAGCCTATAGATGCTGCTTATTATGGGGAGGTAGCAAAACGATATCGCTATAAAGGAAGCAATGCAGAAATCGGATTTATAACGTCTGTATCAGAATCCTTCTGTTCCAGCTGCACAAGAGCCAGGATTTCTGCCGATGGGAAATTCTATACCTGCTTATTCGCAAGCCAGGGATTTGATGTGAAATCCCTTTTGCGTGCAAATCTAACCTATGATGAATGTAAACAGGCACTAAAGCAGGTTTGGGAAAACAGAAATGACCGTTATTCAGATGAAAGAGCCGTAAAGGGGTCTCCAAGACGCAATAAAATTGAAATGTCTTATATTGGAGGCTGACTTCAATCAGCAATGTTTGGAATCCAAAAAGGAAAGCGAGTAAAAAAGAGATGGGGTTATGAAAATGGTAGAACGCCGTCAGCCGATATGGGTGAAGGATGCAGTTGATAAAGTAATGCAGTGGAAGAAAAGAGGGGAGGTTGAATGGATTTCAATTGATGACTGTGAAGGCTTGTTTTTGGCTGAGCCGCTAAACGCAGATCATGATGTACCTCCATTTAACCGTTCTCCTTATGATGGCTTTGCCATTCGATCTGAGGATACTCAAACAGCATCCAGAGAGCAGCCTTTGAAATTGAGCGTGATTGATGAAATAGGAGCCGGCCAGGTGAGCCGCAAGATTGTGGGCGAAAACCAGGCTGTCCGCATTATGACAGGAGCAGCTTTGCCAGCTGGAACGGATGCTGTTATCATGCTTGAATTGGTAAAGGAAGAAAGATTAGAGAATCACAATTTTATTTGGATTAAAAGAAGAGTGGATAAAGATGAAAATGTATCTTTTCAGGGGGAAGATGCTCAAAAAGGGGAGGTCCTTTTAAAAAAAGGTACGTACATAAACCCTGGAGTTAAAGCCCTTCTTGCCACCTTTGGCTATCATCGTGTACCCGTCTCTAAAAAGCCTGTTATTGGCATTATCGCGACAGGGAGCGAGCTTTTGAAAATAGATGAACCTCTGCTTCCCGGAAAAATACGGAACAGTAATGGTTATATGATTGAAGCGCAGATCAAGCGTGCCGGAGGAAGCGTAATAAAATACCAAAACTGTGCAGATGATCTGGAATCTCTACATACAGCCGTACAAAAAGCAATGGACGAATGTGATGCTGTAATTACAACAGGAGGGGTATCAGTAGGTGATTTTGATTATCTTCCTGAGGTCTATAGACGGTTAAAGGCAGATATCCTTTTCAACAAGATAGCGATGAGACCGGGCAGCGTGACCTCAGTTGCTGTATCAAATGAAAAGCTGCTTTTTGGTCTTTCTGGAAATCCCTCTGCCTGTTATGTCGGATTTGAGCTGTACGTTCGGCCTGTAATTCGGTACTGGCTTCATAGCTCAAGGCCGTTTTTAAGGGCCGGACAAGCATTTCTAAAAAGTGATTTTCCGAAATCTAACCCTTTTAACCGCTTTGTCCGCAGTAAAACAACCTTTGAAGGAGGTACAATACACGTACATCCAGTTGGGTTGGACAAATCGAGTGTTGTTACTTCGCTTTCTCTTGCGGACTGTTTAATGGTACTCCCTGGGGGAACACGGGGTTACAGAAAAGGGGATTTAGTGGATGTCCTCTTTTTAGATGACCAGACAGGAAGTGAGGAACCGTGGAAGGAAAAACCAAGATCCTCCAGATTGTAGGCTACCAAAATAGCGGAAAAACTACCTTAATTCAAAAAATCCTTCAAATGGGCAGCCGGATCGGCTTTCAAATGGGCACTATCAAACACCATGGACATGGAGGAGCTCCTGATACCGCAGTTTCAAAAAAAGATACACAAAGGCATCAGGAGGCAGGAGCTATGCTAACAGCAGTCGAAGGAAATGGAGATCTTATGCTTTCATGGGGAAAAGATAACTGGACAATAGATAAAATTCTGGATGTTTATGCCCAATTTAATCTTGATATTATTTTAATTGAAGGGTATAAAAATGCAGCGCTTCCTAAAGTGGTACTGATTCGGGAGCATGAGGATGAGGTGCTTCTGTCGGCATTGAACAATATAAAGGCTGTTATTTCATGGTATCCGCTTATATCTAAAGGGGCATATCCTATTTTCTTCATAAAAGAAGAGGAAAAGATTTTGAACTGGTTTTATGAGGATATGCTGGAAAGTTTATAATACAAATGATAATGAAAAGGCTAGAGGAAATTTTTCCTCTAGCCTTTTGCGTATTAGTGCTGCAATTTGCTTTCGACCTGATGGCAGATTTCCTCTGCAGAAAGACCGCTTGCATCAATGACTGAGCCTTCGGTAGTAATTGTTTGAATACCCATGACATTCTCGTCTCCGCCTGTCACGACACAGCAATCACAGCCTTTTGCATCATTTTCATTTTTTAATTCTTTAATTTCGTATCCTTTTTCACGAAGTACTTCCTGGACATTTGTTAAAGATTGTTCTACACCAATTTTTGCCATTCTTTAACACCTCCTCTTCATTATCATGCCTTAATCGCTTAATAATATGCCCTTATCTTCCGTGTTTTTGTCTGGATGCATCCGCTTCAATGGTACCCGTTTCTTTTGTTGTTGTACCTTGTCCTTTTACTTTAGAAGCACTTAAACCAGTTTTGGATGGATCTTTTTTTACTTTTGCCATTTAGGGGCCTCCTTTTACTTGACTATTTAAAAGAAAGTGTTGCACTGGAGAAACTTAAAAAGCTAATCTTATCTTTTTGTTTTTACCTTGAAAGTATGTATCTTTGAGTAAATTGCTTTTATCTTTAGTTTGTATAAGCCATTTAAGCACAAATGAATACTAGGGAATCTTATGTTATATTTAACATATGGAAATTGGAAAGGATGTTTTACGTATGGCAAAAAGTGTAGTAATTGCTGAAAAACCTTCAGTAGCACGTGATATAGCGCGTGTACTGAATTGCAATAAAAATGGAAATGGATATTTTGAAGGAGATAAGTATATTGTAACATGGGCGCTTGGGCACTTAGTCACATTAGCGGACCCTGAAAGTTACGATATCAAATATAAAACGTGGAAATTAGAAGATCTGCCTATGATGCCGGAGCATTTGAAATTAACCGTAATCAAGCAGACAGGAAAACAATTCAATACGGTTAAAAGCCAGTTGTCAAGAAAGGACGTACATGAAATTATTGTGGCTACTGATGCCGGGAGAGAGGGAGAATTAGTCGCACGCTGGATTATAGATAAAGCGAAAGTCCAAAAGCCGATGAAAAGGCTGTGGATTTCTTCTGTTACAGATAAAGCGATTAAAGAAGGCTTCTCACAATTAAAAAACGGAAAAGCTTATGAAAACTTGTATGCCTCCGCTGTAGCTCGTTCAGAAGCGGATTGGTATATCGGTCTTAATGCAACGCGCGCCCTCACAACTCGATTTAATGCACAGCTTAACTGTGGACGTGTACAGACACCTACCGTTGCAATTATTGCTTCGAGAGAAGACGAAATTAAGCATTTCAAACCGCAAACCTATTATGGAATTGAGGCTAAAACAACAAATAACCTAACCTTGGCCTGGATTGATTCTAACGGCAATAGACGAAGTTTTAATAAAGACAAGATCGAAGCTATCATAAAGAAATTGGGAACACAAAATGCAGCCGTTGAAGAAATTGAGAAAAAAACAAAGAAAACCGTTTCTCCGGGTCTTTATGATTTAACAGAGCTTCAACGTGATGCCAATAACATTTTTGGCTATTCTGCGAAAGAAACGTTGAACATCATGCAAAAGCTTTACGAACAGCATAAAGTTTTAACGTATCCGCGTACCGATTCAAGGTTCATTTCCTCAGATATCGTTGGTACGTTACAAGAGCGCTTAAAAGCGTGCGGAGCGGGTGAATATCGATCTTTGGTAAATAAGATTTTGAAAAAGCCTCTTAAAATCACAAAAGGGTTCGTTGATGATACAAAAGTTTCTGACCATCACGCTATCATTCCAACAGAAAGCTATGTGAATGTATCTGCATTTACTGATAGGGAAAGGAAAATATATGATTTGGTGGTAAAACGGTTCCTATCCGTATTATTCCCTGCATTCGAATATGATCAATTGACCCTTCATGCGAAAATTGGGGAGGAAACCTTTGTTGCCAGAGGAAAAAATATTTTGTCTATGGGCTGGAAGGAAGTTTATGAAAATCGATTTGACGATGACGATACAGCAGATGATCTAAAAGAACAAATTCTGCCCCGAATTGAAAAAGGAGATAGCTTACAGGTAAAGCTCATTGCGCAAACAACCGGTCAAACAAATCCTCCTGCTCGATTTAATGAAGCCACATTGCTTTCTGCAATGGAAAATCCAACGAAGTATATGAATACACAAAATAAACAGCTTGCAGATACATTAAAATCTACAGGGGGGCTGGGCACTGTAGCAACGCGTGCAGACATCATTGATAAGCTGTTTAATTCTTTTTTGATCGAAAAACGAGGAAAAGACATTCATATTACGTCAAAAGGCAGACAATTGCTTGATTTAGTACCAGAAGAGTTGAAATCCCCTATGCTCACAGCCGAATGGGAACAGAAGCTTGAATTGATAGCAAAAGGGAAGCTTAAAAAAGAAGTATTTATCAATGAAATAAAGCAGTATACAATAGAAATTGTTTCCGAAATAAAATCAAGCGATAAAAAGTATAAGCATGATAACCTGTCAACAAAGTGTTGTCCTGAATGCGGAAAACCAATGCTTGAGGTAAACGGAAAAAAAGGCAAGATGCTTGTTTGTCAAGATCGTGAATGCGGTTATCGAAAAAATGTGGCCCGCCTTACCAATGCCCGCTGTCCTCAATGCATGAAAAAGCTGGAGCTCCGTGGAGAAGGGGAAGGCCAAATTTTTGCCTGTAAGTGCGGGTATCGCGAGAAGCTGTCTGCCTTTGAAAAACGCCGAAAAAGCGAATCAAATGGAAAAGTATCGAAACGAGAGGTTCAAAAGTATTTAAATAAGCAGCAAAATAAGGAAGAACCATTAAATAATGCATTTGCTGAAGCATTTAAAAATTTAAAATTAGACTAATGTAAAAAGGAGCCGAACAGGCTCCTTTTGTGTGAAAAAATAAGGCATAAAAGCTTAAGCGATAGCTTTTATTCGTAATACTATCAGGAGAATGGAACATTCTTGCTTTTTGGGTAATATGTTTTCTTATGCTGCGGCTTCCTCATTGGTTTTTTTGATAACATTTCAAGCAAATAAGGAGAACCGTCAGGATTATGCTTTTGCAATAACTCAAAGGTGGATCTTGTATCACTGTCTGCTCTATGGGCGTGTACATTGTGTATACCATGGCCATGAAGCAAAGTATTTAGTTTTTTATTAGCATATCCGTACTCCTTCCATTTAATATTCCGCATAGAACAATACCATTTTCTTTCTGTGAGCTCGGGCATCAGTTCAATTAAAAAGCTGCGGTCAAAAGAAGCGTTGTGGGCTATGAAATAATCAATATCAAAACAGTATGTACGAAGTTCTGTCAGGTCAAACGTTTTATTCTTCAGCATGCCGTCTGTTATCCCAGTGAGATTTGCAATAAAAGATGGGAGTGGAAAAGACGGCTCGTTGAAAGCATGGTATTCTCCCAGTTCCTCAATTACCCTTCCTGAATCTTGATGAAATAAAAATTTTATTATGGATATCTCGATGATTTCATGGGTTGCAGGTGATAAGCCGGTTGTCTCGATATCAACTACGGCACCTGTAGCGATGGTCATTTTGTTAAAAACCTCCTAAATGCTTTTATAAACAGTATAGCGAATTAAGTGTGAATTCCCTAGTGGAATGATTTTATTGTTATTTGAGTATGACTATTATTGCATGGATTGCTGCTTTTTTCCCAAAATGGATCCGTATTCCCGGTACTTTTCGTAACCTTTTCACAAGTTTCTATTATTATTTTTTATGGTCTAAATATGTTTTATTTAAGTTTTTTTGATGACAGGAGCGGAAGGGCCGAGGCTCATGCGGGACAAGCCGGCAAAGGGAGACCCTGCAGGCGGAATTTGCGCCGATAAAATTCCCTTAACCCCGCGGAAAGCGCGTGCCTGGAGCAGAAATCAAAATCCAATTTATAAGAAATTTATATAGCGTCAAAATTTACAGAAAGAGCCCTTTGTAAAGATTTATACTTGATTTTTTTCCTTAAAGTTTGTAAAATATTTGTTTGTAAGAGAAAAAGTGTATCACATATACTTCCTTCGTACATTTATATCTTGCAAATATAAATTGATAGGTGGTAAACAATATGGAAGAAACAAAACCATTCAGAGTATTATTGTATTATAATTATGTAACGATTGATAATCCAGAGGAATTTGCAGCGCAACACCTTGCTTTTTGTAAAGAAATTGGATTAAAGGGCCGTATTTTAGTGGCAAAAGAAGGAATTAACGGTACTGTTTCTGGCACGGAAGAGCAAACGCAAATGTACATGGATACAATGAAAAGTGATCCTAAATTTGCCGATATGGTATTTAAAATAGATGAATCAGATGCTCATGCTTTTAAAAAGATGCATGTCAGACCTAGAAATGAACTCGTTACTTTGCGCTTGGAAGATGATATTAATCCGCATGAAGTAACAGGAAAGTATTTAAGTCCAAAAGAGTTTTTTGAGGCAATGCAGAAAGAAGATACAGTTATTATAGATGCACGAAATGATTACGAATATGACTTAGGTCATTTCCGCAATGCGGTAAGACCTGACATAAAAACCTTCCGGGATCTTCCTGATTGGATTAGAGAAAACAAAGAAGAATTTCAAGGAAAGAAAATTCTAACCTATTGCACAGGCGGCATCCGTTGTGAAAAATTTTCAGGCTGGCTTTTAGAAGAAGGCTTTGAGGATGTTTCTCAGCTTCACGGCGGTATTGTAACTTATGGCAAGGATGCCGAAGTGCAGGGTGAGCTTTGGGACGGACAGTGTTATGTATTTGATTCCAGAATTGCTGTCCCAATTAATCGCAAGGATCACGTGATTGTAGGGAAGGATTACTTCACTGGCGAGCCTTGTGAAAGATATGTTAATTGCGCTAATCCAGAGTGTAATAAGCAAATATTATGTTCTGAAGATAATGAACATAAATATATGAGAAGCTGTACAGACGAATGCCGTGTTCATCCAAGAAACATGTATGTGAAAGAACATGGTTTAACTGAACAAGAAATTGCAGATCGAATCAGCAAATTAGAAGAAGAGAGACTCGTTCAGCAATAAAAAAAAGGTAGCCTCAGGCTATCTTTTTTTGTTAAATTGGATAAAATATACACCATAAGGGGTAATGAGAAAGAGATGTATGGTTTTATCAAGAAATAGCTTTGTTCATTCCTAAGCAGCCTTTATTCATTATCTATGCCAAGGAATAATAACTACTCGGCAGCAAAAAATGATGTTAAGTCTATTTTAAATTTGTTATGCTTATAGAAAGGAGGAATTTTATGGACATTCAAAAAATCATATTATACCTTCACATCCTGGGCATTTGTTTTACCTTCACTCTCACCTACATTATGGGAGCCAATTTGATTCTGCACGTACCCATCAAGCCAGTGTCTATTGTTATCCTTGCATTTGGCTGGGCGTACACAATTAAGCTAAATCCAGTTTTCCACCAGTTGTGGAATAAATGGTTCTCTAGAGACTAAGTGTAAATCTAAATGTAATTAATTAGAACTTCAGCCAAAATGGAAAGTTCTTTTAAGAGAGGGCAGGACTAAAGGACCTTTGCGATGAGCTTTAGAAAGACGGTGCAAAAAGTGAAGTTTAAGCTGAACAAAAAATATCTATCCTATTTAAAAATTGTGATTCCCATTGCATTACTTATATTTATTTATTTTGAATCCAAAAGTGTTGTAAAGGATTTTAATTTTCATTTATTAAAAAAGCATTTGGACGAGCTAAACTGGCGTAACAGCACCTTTATAATTGCAGCTGGAGTTCTTGCTACCTCCCCAATGGTGTTTTATGATATCGTTTTAGATCGTATATTAAATATAAAGATGAAATACAAGGATATTATTCTGTACTCCATTACAACGAATACATACTCAAATTTCATTGGTTTTGGCGGCGTTGCAGGTCTAAGCCTGAGAACCTTTTTTTTAAAGGATTTATACAGAGATAAAGGACAGTTAATAAAAAATATAGCTAAAGTATCTGTCTTTTACTTAGCGGGTTTATCGGTATTAAGCTGGCTGGTTTCGTTCGGATTATTCAGGACGGATTTTCTTTCAGGACTTGTATGGCTGCGCTTTGCTGTGTGGGGACTTTCCCTGTATATCCCTTTTCTCTTGATCAGCTTTTATATAAGCAAAAAAAAGAAAAAAGATTCCCTGCATTTTGGCTCTAAGCATTTATTGTCACTAGTGGTCATTTCTATCTTTGAATGGACGTTTGCGTCAATCTTGTTCTATATTATTTGCCATTTGCTTCATTTACATATTACCTATTTGCATTTATTCCCGATATTCATAGTAGGGGCCTGTGCAGGAATTATCAGCATGATACCGGGAGGCTTGGGCTCTTTTGACCTGGTCTTGATTATGGGTTTGGAATACTATCACCATTCATCAGAGAAAATTCTCCTGGTTCTTCTACTATACAGAATTAGCTACTATCTTATCCCTTTTCTCTTGGGAACAGTGATACTATTAAAGACTTTGTGGACAAAAATCGGCAGGAAATACCAGCAGATTATCTTTGATTTAGCGACAACTGTCAGCCACTGGATCTTAACCATCTTAGTCTTTTCGGCAGGGTTTATTCTACTTGTGTCGGCTGCTCTGCCTGGTGTCCTTGACAGACTTAAATTTCTGAAAGGATTTCTGTCACTGCCCATCATGCAGTTATCCCTACAGCTATCGATTACAGCAGGACTTTTGCTGATCTTATTATCAAGAGGAATAGAGTACAAGGTAAAATGGGCTTATCATGCCACCATTTTTGTCCTTATTCTAGCGGGAATATTGTCGCTTGCAAAGGGACTGGATTATGAAGAAGCCATTTTCCTGTTTTTTGTAGCGGTCATGCTATGGCTCTCCAAGAAGAGATTTTACAGGGTGAATTTTGTCATTACATGGGGGAAGGCAGCTTTTGACATAACGGTTATTCTTCTTTTCGTGATCATCTATTTAGTCATCGGTTATGCAAATTTACCAATGGCAAATGTTAAAATACCGAGTTTTTTCCGCCAGTATATGATTTATGAATCCCACGATTTGTTTAGAAGTGCGTTTATCGGACTCATATTGGCATTGGTTGTCATGCTGTTTGTCTATTTAATGAGAAGGCCATACTCCATTCGGTTTCAGTCGTCCTACACTCAGGTAAAAGATATAAAGCAGCACCTGGAGCGCTACGGAGGAACAGTTTTATCCCATCTTGTTTTCCTTCATGATAAGCATGTTTATTGGGGGCAGGAAAGACAAGTTTTATTTATTTTTGAAAAATATGCGGATAAGCTGGTTGTGCTGGGAGACCCGATAGGCAATGAAGAACTTTTTGGAAAGGCTTTTGAAGAGTTTCAAAATCTTGCTGACCGTTATGGATACACTCCGGTTTATTATCAGGTGAATGGGAACCTGCTGCCTATTTTGCATGAGAACGGCTATGACTTTTTTAAATTAGGGGAGGAAGGATTTGTTCATCTAAAAGAATTTTCTCTTTTTGGCAAAAGAATGAACAACTCCAGGGAACTCAATAGCCAAATGAAGAAATCAGGGTATGATTTTTCCCTGCATCAGCCGCCTTTTTCCAAAGGTCTTATGGATCAGCTGCGCGAAATTTCTGACCAATGGCTTGAAGGGAAGAGTGAAAAAGGTTTTTCTCTTGGTTTTTTTAATGAACATTATTTGAATTTATCTCCTCTTAGTCTTGTGAGAGATCATAATGGAAAAATAATAGCCTTTGCCAGCCTAATGCCTAAATATGATCAGAATAAAACGATATCGGTTGATTTACTGAGGTTTTCTCCGGAGTCACCGGAGGGTGTAACGGACTTTTTGCTATTACAGCTTTTTGAGGCAGCAAATAAAAAAGGGTACGAATATTTCAATCTTGGAATGGCACCGCTGGCCAATGTAGGGTTATCGAAATATTCGTTCTTAGGAGAAAAAATAGCTTCTCAAATTTTTACACATGGAGACTATCTGAATCAATTCCAAGGCTTGAAGAAATTCATGGAAAAATATGCAGATTCCTGGGAGGCCAAATTTTTAGCATACAGGAAGAAAACTTCCTTGCCGATCACAATGATTCAAATATTATTGCTTATTTCAAAGAAACGCCCCAATTCCTGAAAGGGAATTATGAAATGCACCCCAATTGTTAGACACCAGTCTAACAATTGGAGGTGCTTTTCTTATGACTAAATTTACAGACATAGATAAAATAAACGCAGTAAAACGCTATCTAAGTGGAAAAGAAAGTCTACAGACTATCGCTGATTCTATTAGGGTTAATAAATCGGTTTTTCTAAACTGGGCTCAACAATACCGATATCATGGAGAAAAAGCTTTTGAAAAAGTCTATGCAACCTACACTTGGGAGTATAAACTAGACGTACTTAATTATATGAATGAGCACGGGACGTCTATAAGAGAAACAGCTGCGATTTTTAACATTCCAGCTCCTTCTACACTTACCAATTGGAGAAAGCAATTAGAAATGGAAGGATTAGATGGCCTGAAAATGAAGAAAAAGGGGCGTTCATCCATGGAAAAAGACAATCGAAAGAAGCCAGTTGACGGATCAGTTGAAGCTTTGAAAGAAGAGGTAGAGCGTCTGCGAATGGAGAATGCTTACTTAAAAAAGTTGAATACCTTAGTTCAAAACAGGGAAAAATCACCAAACAAGATAAAACGAAAGTAGTCTATGAACTAAGGACAGAATTCCCGGTGATCGCACTTC is a genomic window containing:
- a CDS encoding vWA domain-containing protein; the protein is MERFIQFNDDKIDSMLLMELEDLAKTLTRDKEYEVRFSVHSYLDKKEKNIYISHFWNHRPEEIMRAGLKSDVFLRAIGNFGYSDTEESKRYLHQIEKTHLKRFAKQLFMMMEDARVEELSKKERPGIKKSFSIRRTVYRNYFASQRNTNLVKSIHTDALFNTIYLMLFSESPLEEVPSILPSVDMAMPYIKSQVYKYYDAKSTNSIAKICLELVEVLSDIISPDMLNEYFHFPDLTAEDKENGLDFDDLKRKDPLQNKDVSSKEKSGEEEIFEEEMRTWHRETSDMSKSFLQFDLDQGTQTDLLGEGVREGEAGDQALAIVQGSMQKTAKNDYSKMEAQKQKKDDTGTDRTEYGKENKYAVSIQLKPASPLADEIKKYSLYRSEIEALQRKLTKLIEKTLEHKRNAPRTNIQFGRLNKRLIPFFTEENPRLFHKKQEPSKEINAVFSLLVDCSASMYDKMDETKRGITLFHESLKSVKVAHEVVGFWEDTSEATKVRQPNYFKTVIDFHSSLKKQTGPEILQLEPEEDNRDGFAIRHMAERLKARQETQKFLLVFSDGEPAAFGYNQNGIVDTHEAVLEARKNGIEVINIFLSNSHIEESQRNTLKNIYGHFSMLVPEIEELPEILFPLLKRLLYRSI
- the mobB gene encoding molybdopterin-guanine dinucleotide biosynthesis protein B produces the protein MEGKTKILQIVGYQNSGKTTLIQKILQMGSRIGFQMGTIKHHGHGGAPDTAVSKKDTQRHQEAGAMLTAVEGNGDLMLSWGKDNWTIDKILDVYAQFNLDIILIEGYKNAALPKVVLIREHEDEVLLSALNNIKAVISWYPLISKGAYPIFFIKEEEKILNWFYEDMLESL
- a CDS encoding DNA topoisomerase III yields the protein MAKSVVIAEKPSVARDIARVLNCNKNGNGYFEGDKYIVTWALGHLVTLADPESYDIKYKTWKLEDLPMMPEHLKLTVIKQTGKQFNTVKSQLSRKDVHEIIVATDAGREGELVARWIIDKAKVQKPMKRLWISSVTDKAIKEGFSQLKNGKAYENLYASAVARSEADWYIGLNATRALTTRFNAQLNCGRVQTPTVAIIASREDEIKHFKPQTYYGIEAKTTNNLTLAWIDSNGNRRSFNKDKIEAIIKKLGTQNAAVEEIEKKTKKTVSPGLYDLTELQRDANNIFGYSAKETLNIMQKLYEQHKVLTYPRTDSRFISSDIVGTLQERLKACGAGEYRSLVNKILKKPLKITKGFVDDTKVSDHHAIIPTESYVNVSAFTDRERKIYDLVVKRFLSVLFPAFEYDQLTLHAKIGEETFVARGKNILSMGWKEVYENRFDDDDTADDLKEQILPRIEKGDSLQVKLIAQTTGQTNPPARFNEATLLSAMENPTKYMNTQNKQLADTLKSTGGLGTVATRADIIDKLFNSFLIEKRGKDIHITSKGRQLLDLVPEELKSPMLTAEWEQKLELIAKGKLKKEVFINEIKQYTIEIVSEIKSSDKKYKHDNLSTKCCPECGKPMLEVNGKKGKMLVCQDRECGYRKNVARLTNARCPQCMKKLELRGEGEGQIFACKCGYREKLSAFEKRRKSESNGKVSKREVQKYLNKQQNKEEPLNNAFAEAFKNLKLD
- a CDS encoding YuzL family protein, translating into MAKVKKDPSKTGLSASKVKGQGTTTKETGTIEADASRQKHGR
- the moaA gene encoding GTP 3',8-cyclase MoaA produces the protein MADRVVDQLKRPLQDLRISVTDRCNFRCAYCMPAEIFGPDFQFLPKDKVLSFEEIEMVASVFADLGVRKLRLTGGEPLLRRDLPVLIGRLTAIDGIEDIGLTTNGVLLTKQAPLLYEAGLRRLNISLDALNDEVFKKLNGKGISSKTVLKGIDTALETGFEIKVNMVVQKGVNEQEILPMAEYFKELGVPLRFIEFMDVGNSNGWNWERVLTKKQMFGMLTEHFDLEPIDAAYYGEVAKRYRYKGSNAEIGFITSVSESFCSSCTRARISADGKFYTCLFASQGFDVKSLLRANLTYDECKQALKQVWENRNDRYSDERAVKGSPRRNKIEMSYIGG
- a CDS encoding YkuS family protein; this encodes MAKIGVEQSLTNVQEVLREKGYEIKELKNENDAKGCDCCVVTGGDENVMGIQTITTEGSVIDASGLSAEEICHQVESKLQH
- a CDS encoding molybdopterin molybdotransferase MoeA gives rise to the protein MVERRQPIWVKDAVDKVMQWKKRGEVEWISIDDCEGLFLAEPLNADHDVPPFNRSPYDGFAIRSEDTQTASREQPLKLSVIDEIGAGQVSRKIVGENQAVRIMTGAALPAGTDAVIMLELVKEERLENHNFIWIKRRVDKDENVSFQGEDAQKGEVLLKKGTYINPGVKALLATFGYHRVPVSKKPVIGIIATGSELLKIDEPLLPGKIRNSNGYMIEAQIKRAGGSVIKYQNCADDLESLHTAVQKAMDECDAVITTGGVSVGDFDYLPEVYRRLKADILFNKIAMRPGSVTSVAVSNEKLLFGLSGNPSACYVGFELYVRPVIRYWLHSSRPFLRAGQAFLKSDFPKSNPFNRFVRSKTTFEGGTIHVHPVGLDKSSVVTSLSLADCLMVLPGGTRGYRKGDLVDVLFLDDQTGSEEPWKEKPRSSRL